One segment of Panicum virgatum strain AP13 chromosome 1K, P.virgatum_v5, whole genome shotgun sequence DNA contains the following:
- the LOC120697342 gene encoding uncharacterized protein LOC120697342 — protein MSLQDTHEEEVSDDVFSLACGPDFRVKKYTSCIVNGVRFTTVDRDKNKKTQNSGVMTQGTHNGQFIDFYGTLKEIIELEYNAEERTVVLFKCDWFKLDGRNTELQYDGFFKSINVGSTWYKDDSLILATQARKVFYLPDTKLGTKWQVVQTYDHRHLYNVRETESAQYNAPAYQEDECWDGDERREAVIDTAYDIPLNRNDERGPIFDSAEIARLVKECHRGHQTDGEEGDQSIDEEEEDDTLLEYCSDNEGGGTLDIDSDDE, from the coding sequence ATGAGTTTGCAGGATACTCATGAAGAGGAGGTGTCTGATGATGTCTTTTCCTTGGCATGTGGTCCAGATTTCAGAGTCAAAAAATACACCTCATGCATAGTGAATGGTGTGAGGTTTACTACTGTTGACCGTGACAAGAATAAGAAAACACAGAACAGTGGAGTCATGACACAAGGTACACACAATGGTCAGTTCATTGATTTTTATGGAACCTTGAAAGAGATAATAGAGTTAGAATATAATGCTGAAGAGAGGACAGTAGTTTTGTTTAAATGTGATTGGTTTAAACTTGATGGAAGGAATACCGAACTTCAATATGATGGCTTCTTTAAAAGTATCAATGTTGGAAGTACATGGTATAAGGATGATTCTTTGATTTTGGCCACTCAGGCTAGAAAGGTCTTCTATTTGCCAGACACCAAGTTGGGTACAAAATGGCAAGTTGTCCAGACATATGACCATAGACATCTTTACAATGTAAGGGAAACCGAGTCTGCACAATATAATGCACCTGCATATCAAGAGGATGAATGCTGGGATGGGGACGAAAGACGAGAAGCAGTGATAGACACGGCATATGATATTCCTTTGAATAGAAATGATGAACGCGGCCCTATTTTTGATAGTGCTGAAATTGCTCGGTTGGTTAAAGAGTGCCACAGAGGGCATCAGACTGATGGCGAAGAAGGGGATCAGAGTATTgacgaagaggaagaagatgacacACTTCTAGAGTATTGTAGCGATAATGAAGGAGGTGGTACACTTGATATTGACAGTGATGATGAATAG